The genomic DNA TCAGATGGAAGCCTGCGTGATCCGGGAACGGGGAATACACTACACTCATTCGTAGAGCACGATAGTGGAAGCATTGCACGATGCGCGAGACGGATCACCTGCCGCATTACACCTACGATGACTACCGACTGTGGGAAGGCCGATGGGAGCTGATTCGCGGCATCCCGTACGCCATGACACCCTCGCCCGGTATTCTGCACCAGCGCGTCAGCCACAAGCTGGCCCATGAGCTGGATGAGGCGTTGCGCGACTGTGAACACTGCATGGGCCTGATGCCTGTGGACTGGAGGGTCTCCGAGGAGACCATCGTCCAACCGGACAACCTGGTGATCTGTTACCGCCCCGAGTCGGAGCATTTTCTCGTCCGGGCACCGTCACTGATCTTCGAGATCCTCTCGCCATCCACGGCGAACAAGGACCGCACCACCAAATTCGAGATCTACGAGCGAGAAGGCGTCGGTCACTATTGTATCGTCGACCCGGATAAT from Gammaproteobacteria bacterium includes the following:
- a CDS encoding Uma2 family endonuclease; this translates as MRETDHLPHYTYDDYRLWEGRWELIRGIPYAMTPSPGILHQRVSHKLAHELDEALRDCEHCMGLMPVDWRVSEETIVQPDNLVICYRPESEHFLVRAPSLIFEILSPSTANKDRTTKFEIYEREGVGHYCIVDPDNRVAKLYSLREGRYVKRLDARDECCEFDLGKCLIELDFSRIWPD